DNA from Minwuia thermotolerans:
GACCCGGCGCAAGTCCACCCTCGACCTGGGCGGCCTGCCCGGCAAGCTGGCGGACTGCCAGTCGCGGGATCCGCAGGAAAGCGAGCTCTACCTGGTGGAGGGCGACTCGGCGGGCGGTTCCGCCAAGCAGGCTCGCGACCGCCGCACCCAGGCGGTGCTGCCCCTGCGCGGCAAGATCCTGAACGTGGAGCGCGCCCGCTTCGACAAGATGCTGGGTTCGACGGAGATCACCGCCCTGATCACGGCCATGGGCACCGGCATCGGCCGCGAGGACTTCGACATCGCGAAGCTGCGCTACAACAAGATCATCATCATGACCGACGCCGACGTCGACGGCGCCCACATCCGCACGCTGCTGCTGACCTTCTTCTACCGTCAGATGCCGGAGCTGCTGGAACGGGGACACCTCTTCATCGCTCAGCCGCCGCTCTACAAGATCACCAAGGGCAAGTCGTCGGTCTATCGCAAGGATCAGCGCCAGTACGAGGACTACCTGATCGAGAATGGCCTGGCCGAAGCGACCTTCGTCGATTTCAACGGCGTCCAGCACGGCGGCGGCGAACTGCACGAACTGGTGGGCCGGGCGCGGCGCGTGCGGCGGCTGCTGGACTCCATCGGCAAGAAGTATCCCGACTGGGTGGTCGAGCAGCTCGCCATCGCCGGCGGTCTTTCCCCTGCGGTCTTCGGCGATCCCGACAGGATGACGGAGATCGCGGCCTCCGTGGCAAAGCGGCTGGATGTGCTGTTCCCCGACTATGAGCGTGGCTGGGAAGCGCGCCGGGCCGGGGACGGCAGCCTGATCTTCGAACGTGAGGTACGCGGCGTCCGCGAAGCCTATGTCCTGGACCGGCGGCTGATCGAAAGCGGCGAGGCGAAGCGCCTCGACGAGATGACCGCGGAGATGCAGGCGCTCTACGAACGGCCGGGCACGCTGATGATCAAGGACAGGGAACACGCCATCTATGGCCCGGTCACCCTGCTGGCCGCAGTGCTGGATGCCGGCCGGCGCGGCCTTACCGTGCAGCGCTACAAGGGCCTTGGCGAGATGAACCCGGACCAGCTGTGGGAAACGACCCTGGATCCCAATGCGCGCACGCTGCTGCAGGTCAGGGTCGACCATCTGGAAGATGCCGATCAGGTCTTCTCCACCCTGATGGGCGATGTGGTCGAACCGCGCCGCGACTTCATCCGCGAAAACGCGCTCTCGGTGGTCAATCTGGACGTCTGAGCGGGGTCCGAGCGAAATTGAGGCGGCAGCGCAGCGCCCGGTTCCGGCCAGGCCGGGCATTTGCCACACCCACGCCACGGCGGATGTGAAATGAAGCGCGCATGTTTCGCTGGATCCTGAAGTGGGGCGGCCTGGCAGGCGTTGGCGCCCTGGCGGTGCTGCTCGTCCTGCTGCTGCACGACCTCCCCGCGCCGAAGGAGCCCATCACCGGCGGCACTGTCGCCGTGCTCGACCGCGACGGCGGGGAACTGGCCGTGTACGGCGCGCCCGGCAGCCGCGCGGTGCCGCTGGAACGCCTGCCGGAACACCTGATAGACGCCGTCATCGCCATCGAGGACAGGCGCTTCCACAGCCATTTCGGTCTCGACCCGCTGGGCATCGCCCGGGCGCTGTGGACCAACGTCACCTCGGGGCGCGTCGTCCAGGGCGGCAGCACGATCACCCAGCAGCTCGCCAAGAACCTCTATCTCGAGTCCGACCGGACCCTGAAGCGCAAGGCGCAGGAGGCGGTGCTGGCGCTGCTGCTGGAGGCGCGCTTCAGCAAGGACCGCATCCTGGAACTCTATCTCAACCGGGTCTATCTGGGCGCCGGCACCTATGGCGTCGAGGCGGCGGCGCAGCGCTATTTCGCCAAGCCGGCAGCCCGGCTGACGCTGCGCGAGTCGGCGCTGATCGCCGGTCTGCTGAAGGCGCCAAGCCGCTATGACCCGACCCGCAACCCCAGCGGGTCCGCCGAGCGCATGCGCCTGGTCGTGGAATCCATGGTCGACGCCGGACGGCTGTCTGAGGAAGAGGCGAAGGCCGTGCTCCAGTCCCCGCCCGTCCCGGTGGCCCGGCCGCGCCAGGACAACCTGCAATACGCGACCGACTGGGCGCGCGAACAGGTCGCCCTGCTGGCCGGCGACTGGTCGGGCGACATCAAGGTCTGGACCACCATCGACCGGCGCATCCAGTCGGCGGCGGCAGACGCGCTGGCGCGGCACCTCGGCGGCGAGGGGCAGAAACGCAAGGCCGGCCAGGGCGCGGTGGTCGTGCTCGACCAGGACGGCGCCGTCCGCGCCATGGTGGGCGGCAAGGACTATGGCCGCAGCCAGTACAACCGCGCCGTCCGTGCGCGGCGGCAGCCCGGTTCGGCCTTCAAGCCCTTCGTCTATCTGGCGGCGCTGGAGAACGGCTGGTCGCCGAACGACGTCATCGAGGATTCACCCGTCGCCGTCGGCGACTGGCGGCCGCAGAACTACGGCGACAGGTATCTCGGCCGCGTGACGCTGACCGAGGCGCTGGCGCGTTCGGCGAATACCGCCTCGGTGCGCCTGTCGGAGTCCATCGGACGCGACAAGGGCATCGAGATGGCCCATCGGCTCGGCATCAACTCCGACATCCCGGACCATCCTTCGGTCGTCCTGGGCACGGCGGAGGTCAACGTGCTGGAACTCGCCGCCGCCTATGCGCCGATCGGCAATGGCGGCCAGGGCGTGCTGCCGCACATCGTGCTCCGCATCGAGGACGAGAACGGCCAGGTGCTGATGCGGCGCAGGGGCGGCGGCCCGGGTCGTGTGCTGGCGGCACGGGACGCGGCCCGGATGGCGGCGATGCTGCAGGCGGTGATGACCTATGGCAGCGGCCAGGGCGCCAGGATCGACCGGCCGGCAGGCGGCAAGACGGGCACCACCCAGGACAACCGCGACGCCTGGTTCGTCGGCATCACCGCCGACATGACCGCCGCCGTCTGGGTCGGCAACGACAACAACGCGCCCATGCAGAGCGTCACGGGCAGCGGCCTGCCGGCCAGGATCTGGCGCGACGTCATGCTGGCCGCCCACCGGGGCATGCCGGCCCGGCCCCTGCCCGAAGCGCCGGGCGTACTGGCGACGCTGCGGGACACGGTCGACCCGCCGGCGCGCGCGGACGACGAGGCCGGCGGTCTCTGGGGCCGCATACGGGACTTCCTGGATGGCCGCGCCGGCGGCAGGGAGCGCGGCAGCGGCAACACGGGAAACCGGGAGGAAAGCTATCCGGGGGCCGACTACGAGGTCCAGTCGTCCCCCTGAGCGTTCAACGCCCCCGTTCCGCGCGGTTCAGCAGGCGCGCCGTCGGCTCAGGGCCGCAGATGCTCGACGAACCAGTCGCGGGCGGCGCCGGCGGCCTGATCGATATGGCTGAGATAGGGGTCGTAATGGCGGCAGTCGAGCCGGACGAGCTTCTTCGGCTCGCCGGCCAGTTCGTAGGTCTCGATCTGCCCTTCGACCGGCGTCTGGGTGTCGCGGGCGGCGACGATCATCATCAGCGGCGTCGGTGCGACACGGGCGGCGAACTGGTGCGGCTCGTATTCCCGGATCATCTCCAGGCTGCGAAGCGTCAGCTTGTTGGGATACCTGCCTTCCTTGTCCGAGGCCTTCGCCCATTCCTCGGTTTCAGAGCCCTCCATGGCGGCGGGAACGGTTTCAGGGGCGCTCCCGGCGTAACGCGCCTCGCGGTCCTTCGTCATCCGTTCCAGCGTGCGGGCCCGCGCCTTCTCCGGCACCCAGGCCTCGAAGGTGCGTGCGCCGTGGGTGAAGGGAACCTGGGAGACGACGCACTTCACCCGCCGGTCGAGGGCGCCGACGGTCAGCACGTGCCCGCCCGAATAGCTGGTGCCCCAGATGCCCAGACGCTCGGGATCGATGCCGTCCAGCGTCCGGGCGAAACTGATGGCGTCGCGCATGTCGCGGACCTGCGCCCAGGGATCGGCCTCGCAGGCGGGCTCGCCGCCCGAGTCCCCGAAACAGCGATGGTCGTAGCAGAGCACGGCCAGCCCCGCCTGCTGGAACACACGCGCCACGTCGTCCAGGTTCATGCGCCGGATCGCCGAGAGCCCGTGGCTCATGACGACGACCGGCGCGCCGGCCGCCGCCGGATAGAACCAGGCGGCGAGATCGACGCCGTTGGCCCGGAATGAGATGTCCTGTCGTTCCGCCATTCTCCGCCTCCCCTCGGTGATGGTCACCACGCCATTCTAGGCGAATGGCCGCGACCCTCAACCGAGGACATCAACATGGCAGGGCGGCGGGAAACCGTCAGGCCGCGGCGGCCTGGCGCTTCTTCTCCTCCTCCTCGTAGAGCTCCTTCTTGGAGAGCTTGCCGACGAGGGTCTTGGGCAGTTCGGCGCGGATTTCCATGTCGGAGATCATCTCGTGCTTGCCGAGCTTGTCCTTCAGGAAGTCCTTGAGTTCCTCGAGGGTGAAGCCGGAAGCGCCTTTCTTCAGCTTGATGAAGGCCTTGGGCGACTGGCCGCGGTATTCGTCGTGGATACCGATGACCGACACCTCCTCGACCGAGGGGTGCTGATAGATGGCTTCCTCGATATTGCGCGGATAGACGTTGAATCCGCCGCACAGGATCATGTCCTTGGTGCGGTCGACAATGAAGAGATAGCCGTCCTCGTCCATGTAGCCCACGTCGCCGGTGCGGAAGAAGCCGTCCTCGGTGAATGCCGTGGCGTTCTCCTCGGGCTTGTTCCAGTAGCCCTTCATGACATTGGCGCCCTTGATGCAGATCTCGCCGCGCTCGCCCATGGGCAGGGTCTTCGCCGGGTCGTCCACGTCGACGAACTTGAGCTCGATGCCGGGCATGGGAATGCCGCAGGAGCCGGGCTTGGCCTTGCCCTCCATCGGCGTGGAGACGCCGGCAGGGCTGGTCTCGGTCATGCCCCAGCCCTCGGCCAGCTTGCAGCCCGTCAGCTTCTCGAACTTCTGCGCCACCTCGACCGGCAGCGGCGCGCCGCCGGAGGCGCAGAACTTCAGCGAGGAAAGATCCATCTTCTCGATGCCGGGATAGTTCACGATGGCGTTGAACATGGTCGGCACGCCCGGGAACATGGTCGGATCTTTGGCCTCCAGATCCTTGATCACCGCTTCCAGCTCGAAGCGCGGATGCAGGATGATCTCGGCACCGAAGCGCATGGCCAGCAGCATGTTGATCTGCAGAGCGTAGATGTGGAACAGCGGCAGCACGGCCAGGATGCGCTCCCGGCCTTCCTCCAGCGCGCTCTCGCCCGCCGAATTGTTGGTCACGTACATACTGGTGGCCGCGGTCAGGTTGGCGTGGGTCAGCATCGCGCCCTTGGGCAGGCCGGTGGTGCCGCCGGTGTACTGGAGCACCGCCACTGTCTCGTCCAGATTCGTCACCTGGTGAGGGGCGAAACGGCCATCATTGGCGATCAGCTTCTTGAACGTCAGATGCCGTTCGTCGGACGGCACCTTGGCGATCTCCTTGCCCTTGGCGAGCGGAAACAGCCAGTTCTTCGGCCAGGGGAGCACATCGGTCAGGCTGCCGGTGACGATCTTCTTGAGCCGGGTGCGACCCAGCATCTTGGCCATCTGCGGGTAGAGCGCGACCAGATCAAGCGTGACCATGATGTCGGTCTGGCTGTCCTCGATCTTGTGTTCCAGTTCCTTCTCGGCGTCGAGCGGCGAGTAGTTCACCACCGTGCCGCCGGCCTTCAGGATGCCGTAGAAGCTGACGACGTAATGCGGGGTATTCGGCAGAAAGAGACCGACATGCACGCCGGGCCCGACGCCCAGCGCCTGGAACCCCTTCGCGGCCCGGTCAACCATATCGGACAGCTCGGCGTAAGTGGTCTTCTTGCCCATGAAATCGAGGGCGTTGCCGTCGGGCCAGGCCTTCACCGCGTCATCAAGGATCTGATAGACGGGAAAGGTCGCGATCGGCGCGTCCCACTGAACGCCCGCCGGATAGGATTTGAGCCACGGATGCTCGGCCAAAACGGTCCTCCCAATCATGTCGCCGCCGCCTGCGCCCTGGACGGCAGGCGCTCGAATGAATTGCGCACTCCATACAGTGTGCGCCAGAACGTCGCAACACGCAAAGGCGGCGCAGCACGCCGGCGGGAACGGCCCGGCGGGCCGGCGGGGGAACTGGCGAGGGGGGGGGTCAGGCGCTCTCGTGAAGGGCGGCGGCTGCCGGTGCGGCGCGGCGGGGGAAGAAGCAGCGCCAGGTGCGGGCCAGCGCCAGTGCCGCAGGAAATACCGCCGCCGTATTGAAGGCGACATTGGCCTCATAGCCCATGGACCACGAGCAGATGTTGTCGATGACATACCAGAGGGCGATGGTGCCGGCGACCAGGACAAAGGCCCAGGGTTCGCCGCGCCGGAAAGGGCCGTTGACGACCATGGCCAGCGCCATGAGCCAGGCCAGCATGATGCAGCCGGTCATCGCGAAGGCAAAGTGGGCATAGCGCATCGCCTCGGGACCGAGTTCGGGCGGCGGGACCGTGACCCCGTAGAACATGGGCAGGAACAGAAGCTGCATCGTCGAGGGCAGCAGAACCAGACCGGCCGCGAACAGCGCGGTCGCGCCGATCGTCGCATTGAGCACATGTCGCCAGAGCGCCGGAACTTGGTCGGTCATGAAGATGGTCTCCCGCACGGGGTCGAACCGTCAGCAGACCACGACTTTCATAACGCCCGGTTAACGACGGCCCTGGGGGCCGGAGCTCTGGCGTGTCAGTCGCCGAAGAATAGGAAGGCCCGGACCTCGATGCTTTCCCGCGCCGGGGCGCCGGCTGGCGTTGCCGGATCGTCGAAAGCGGTGTGCGGCGTGAACCGCGAGCGCCCGTCGGTGGCCGAGTCGTAACTCTTCAGGAACAGCACCTCGTCGACGCTCATGTCCGGGAACCAGACCCAGCGATGGGCGGGATTGTGCGCAGTCTCGTAGATCTCGCCCACCCGGTCGTCATAGACGAGATCGGTCGGGATAAGATCATCGGGCGCCAGGCTGCCGGCTTCGGCCACGGCCAGCGGCGCGCGGTTCACCGGGCCCGTGATCGGACGCCAGACGTTCACCTCGGCAAAGCGGCCTGACAGCAGATCGTCCGCCTCGGCGCCGGCAAGCTGACGCACGCGCTCGGGTCCGGATTTCTCCGTGTAGTCCACATGGGCGCGGCGCACGGGCTCGCGCTTGCCCAGCTCCCGGCTGCGCGCACCGTCATCGATGCGGATGGTGTGATCGAAGATCAGCACCCGGCGGGCGCCCGTCTCCCGCTTCAGCAATGCCTCAAGCTCACGGTAGTAGACGTCCTCCACCTCGGCCTCGTCATAGAAGTTCCGCACCGCGCTCGGCGCCTCGCGCAGCGCGAAGCCGTCCCGGTCCAGATCGAAGCCGCCGGCCGCATGCCGGCCGTTGCGGATGGCGACCCGCACCGGCTGGTCCGGATGGGTCCGCTTCGACACGCCGCCGCCCATGGGCGGGATGAAGACCTTGTGGCGCCTGCCGTCGATCGGGGTATAGACGATGTCCGCCTCGACGATGTCGCGGCTGGCGGCGACCTGCTTCAGCGCGGTATCCGGCATGTTGCTTGTTCCTCCGGGGCGTTTGTTCGCTGACCACCAAGATTGTCCGGCGGGGCCGGCTTTTCCAGCGAGGAGTTCTCACCCGCCGGCCTAGCTTTGCTAGCGCGTAGGACGTGCCGGCGATGCAGGACCCGCCGCGCCCGGCCTGCGGAATGTCGGAGAAGCCTCGGGAAAATGTGACAATCTCCCTGTGGCACATGACGGCCGGGGGCGAAG
Protein-coding regions in this window:
- a CDS encoding CmcJ/NvfI family oxidoreductase, whose product is MPDTALKQVAASRDIVEADIVYTPIDGRRHKVFIPPMGGGVSKRTHPDQPVRVAIRNGRHAAGGFDLDRDGFALREAPSAVRNFYDEAEVEDVYYRELEALLKRETGARRVLIFDHTIRIDDGARSRELGKREPVRRAHVDYTEKSGPERVRQLAGAEADDLLSGRFAEVNVWRPITGPVNRAPLAVAEAGSLAPDDLIPTDLVYDDRVGEIYETAHNPAHRWVWFPDMSVDEVLFLKSYDSATDGRSRFTPHTAFDDPATPAGAPARESIEVRAFLFFGD
- a CDS encoding transglycosylase domain-containing protein: MFRWILKWGGLAGVGALAVLLVLLLHDLPAPKEPITGGTVAVLDRDGGELAVYGAPGSRAVPLERLPEHLIDAVIAIEDRRFHSHFGLDPLGIARALWTNVTSGRVVQGGSTITQQLAKNLYLESDRTLKRKAQEAVLALLLEARFSKDRILELYLNRVYLGAGTYGVEAAAQRYFAKPAARLTLRESALIAGLLKAPSRYDPTRNPSGSAERMRLVVESMVDAGRLSEEEAKAVLQSPPVPVARPRQDNLQYATDWAREQVALLAGDWSGDIKVWTTIDRRIQSAAADALARHLGGEGQKRKAGQGAVVVLDQDGAVRAMVGGKDYGRSQYNRAVRARRQPGSAFKPFVYLAALENGWSPNDVIEDSPVAVGDWRPQNYGDRYLGRVTLTEALARSANTASVRLSESIGRDKGIEMAHRLGINSDIPDHPSVVLGTAEVNVLELAAAYAPIGNGGQGVLPHIVLRIEDENGQVLMRRRGGGPGRVLAARDAARMAAMLQAVMTYGSGQGARIDRPAGGKTGTTQDNRDAWFVGITADMTAAVWVGNDNNAPMQSVTGSGLPARIWRDVMLAAHRGMPARPLPEAPGVLATLRDTVDPPARADDEAGGLWGRIRDFLDGRAGGRERGSGNTGNREESYPGADYEVQSSP
- a CDS encoding long-chain-fatty-acid--CoA ligase; the encoded protein is MAEHPWLKSYPAGVQWDAPIATFPVYQILDDAVKAWPDGNALDFMGKKTTYAELSDMVDRAAKGFQALGVGPGVHVGLFLPNTPHYVVSFYGILKAGGTVVNYSPLDAEKELEHKIEDSQTDIMVTLDLVALYPQMAKMLGRTRLKKIVTGSLTDVLPWPKNWLFPLAKGKEIAKVPSDERHLTFKKLIANDGRFAPHQVTNLDETVAVLQYTGGTTGLPKGAMLTHANLTAATSMYVTNNSAGESALEEGRERILAVLPLFHIYALQINMLLAMRFGAEIILHPRFELEAVIKDLEAKDPTMFPGVPTMFNAIVNYPGIEKMDLSSLKFCASGGAPLPVEVAQKFEKLTGCKLAEGWGMTETSPAGVSTPMEGKAKPGSCGIPMPGIELKFVDVDDPAKTLPMGERGEICIKGANVMKGYWNKPEENATAFTEDGFFRTGDVGYMDEDGYLFIVDRTKDMILCGGFNVYPRNIEEAIYQHPSVEEVSVIGIHDEYRGQSPKAFIKLKKGASGFTLEELKDFLKDKLGKHEMISDMEIRAELPKTLVGKLSKKELYEEEEKKRQAAAA
- the gyrB gene encoding DNA topoisomerase (ATP-hydrolyzing) subunit B — encoded protein: MSDKTNGDSEEYGASSIKVLKGLDAVRKRPGMYIGDTEDGSGLHHMVFEVVDNAIDEALAGHADTVEVILDADGACIVTDNGRGIPVDLHEGEGMSAAQVIMTQLHAGGKFDQNSYKVSGGLHGVGVSVVNALSEWLELTIRRNGRIHYMRFVHGEPQGDLEVIGEYEGRSGTMVRFLPSLDTFKEIEFDFGILEHRLRELAFLNSGVRILLEDRRHVETRREELYYEGGTEAFVNYLDRNRSALIKKPIMMKGEREGVTVEAALQWNDGYHENVLCFTNNIPQKDGGTHLAGFRAALTRCVNTFAANSGIARKEKVSITGDDAREGLTCVLSVKAPDPKFSSQTKEKLVSSEVRQPVENLVGDGLNLWFEENPTEARAVVQKIVEAAAAREAARKARELTRRKSTLDLGGLPGKLADCQSRDPQESELYLVEGDSAGGSAKQARDRRTQAVLPLRGKILNVERARFDKMLGSTEITALITAMGTGIGREDFDIAKLRYNKIIIMTDADVDGAHIRTLLLTFFYRQMPELLERGHLFIAQPPLYKITKGKSSVYRKDQRQYEDYLIENGLAEATFVDFNGVQHGGGELHELVGRARRVRRLLDSIGKKYPDWVVEQLAIAGGLSPAVFGDPDRMTEIAASVAKRLDVLFPDYERGWEARRAGDGSLIFEREVRGVREAYVLDRRLIESGEAKRLDEMTAEMQALYERPGTLMIKDREHAIYGPVTLLAAVLDAGRRGLTVQRYKGLGEMNPDQLWETTLDPNARTLLQVRVDHLEDADQVFSTLMGDVVEPRRDFIRENALSVVNLDV
- a CDS encoding alpha/beta hydrolase, with product MAERQDISFRANGVDLAAWFYPAAAGAPVVVMSHGLSAIRRMNLDDVARVFQQAGLAVLCYDHRCFGDSGGEPACEADPWAQVRDMRDAISFARTLDGIDPERLGIWGTSYSGGHVLTVGALDRRVKCVVSQVPFTHGARTFEAWVPEKARARTLERMTKDREARYAGSAPETVPAAMEGSETEEWAKASDKEGRYPNKLTLRSLEMIREYEPHQFAARVAPTPLMMIVAARDTQTPVEGQIETYELAGEPKKLVRLDCRHYDPYLSHIDQAAGAARDWFVEHLRP